A section of the Acidobacterium capsulatum ATCC 51196 genome encodes:
- a CDS encoding DGQHR domain-containing protein — protein sequence MPTFTIPCITVDQRSNQTSPQFAIFAAPAGEIVQWAAIRRRIETNEGTQRALNQSKRAAVKRFLDKDPRNSIPPAITVTLRVEPHQIAVVDTSHNFALITLELPDNVQDQNKPGLIIDGQHRLFGIDAYSHDCLVNVVALLNVDDLETAFQFLVINNKVTPVQPDHIRTLALDYQEGDLSQRLKTARLTLHSNLPYVGIMDTDENSPFRGVLRLLAAGEDPEQRFVPPAAIENAITIIQKKEVPELKSEDALCEFFYAIWGSLKEEEWAELWEPNSKLMTKSGIMAMTSFVTDALIARYDYAGDLDVSDPVKVREQVKLILDYQTAQFWKSEWTIKISDAVVVRTKIVESLTKIYRNMRAGNTWSEEVDLVSL from the coding sequence ATGCCGACTTTCACGATTCCCTGTATCACTGTCGATCAACGAAGCAATCAAACAAGCCCGCAATTCGCGATTTTTGCTGCGCCGGCCGGCGAGATTGTGCAGTGGGCCGCTATTCGGCGTCGTATCGAGACCAACGAAGGTACGCAGCGAGCGCTAAATCAATCCAAGCGAGCCGCAGTGAAGCGCTTCCTTGACAAAGATCCCAGAAATTCGATCCCTCCTGCGATTACCGTTACCTTGCGAGTAGAACCCCATCAAATCGCTGTTGTCGATACTTCTCACAATTTTGCCCTGATCACGCTAGAGCTGCCAGACAATGTTCAGGATCAAAACAAGCCAGGGTTGATTATTGACGGACAACATCGTCTGTTCGGCATCGATGCATACAGCCATGACTGTCTAGTTAATGTCGTAGCGCTGCTCAACGTGGACGATCTCGAAACAGCCTTCCAGTTCCTGGTCATCAACAATAAAGTGACTCCGGTACAGCCGGACCACATACGTACACTGGCTCTCGACTATCAGGAAGGCGATTTATCTCAACGGCTGAAAACAGCACGTTTGACCCTGCACTCTAACCTGCCTTATGTAGGAATCATGGATACGGATGAGAATAGTCCGTTTCGAGGAGTTCTCCGTCTCCTGGCGGCAGGAGAAGATCCTGAACAAAGATTTGTTCCACCGGCTGCGATCGAGAATGCAATCACGATCATTCAGAAAAAAGAAGTGCCAGAGCTCAAGTCTGAGGATGCACTTTGCGAATTCTTCTACGCAATCTGGGGCTCCCTCAAAGAGGAAGAGTGGGCAGAACTGTGGGAACCGAACTCCAAGCTCATGACAAAATCGGGCATCATGGCCATGACTTCGTTTGTTACCGACGCGTTGATAGCTCGCTACGACTATGCCGGAGATCTTGATGTCAGCGACCCGGTAAAGGTTCGAGAGCAGGTCAAGCTCATCCTGGACTATCAGACGGCGCAATTTTGGAAAAGCGAATGGACGATAAAGATTAGCGACGCTGTGGTTGTTCGTACAAAGATCGTTGAGTCGCTTACCAAGATCTATCGCAACATGCGTGCAGGCAATACCTGGAGTGAAGAAGTTGACTTAGTCTCATTGTAG
- a CDS encoding DUF6908 domain-containing protein codes for MQTILRILERAGGYRPTLYLKIENPPYMALVIEATPEPGPQGLPAVSVAHYGEQNGDLMRDPEMCFELETAKSPRLSAFYYRNDYAGMEQWSRFLRDGQYGVHTLLHREHEQFAALWDHNLKAQGFLEAFTDKSIRG; via the coding sequence ATGCAGACCATACTTCGCATCCTTGAGCGGGCCGGAGGCTACCGGCCCACGCTCTACCTCAAAATCGAGAATCCGCCTTACATGGCCTTGGTCATTGAGGCGACACCGGAGCCGGGACCGCAGGGACTTCCCGCCGTGTCCGTCGCGCACTACGGCGAGCAGAACGGCGACCTCATGCGCGACCCGGAGATGTGTTTCGAACTGGAGACAGCGAAAAGCCCGCGCCTGTCAGCCTTCTACTACCGCAACGACTACGCCGGTATGGAGCAATGGTCGCGTTTTCTCCGCGATGGGCAGTATGGCGTTCACACACTGCTCCACCGTGAACATGAACAATTTGCTGCGCTGTGGGACCACAATCTCAAGGCGCAAGGCTTTCTGGAAGCATTCACGGACAAGTCGATTCGCGGCTAG
- a CDS encoding IS110 family transposase, whose translation MNRVIGIDLGDKKSHYCVLGEGGVVVEEGTVVSTPAAFNEHFGVLTSSLIAMEVGVHSRWASRVLRELGHEVVVANPVRLRLIHKSSKKSDRVDACALARLVRVDPELLGPVEHRSDEDQSMLAVLRVRDLLVRTRTRLINCARGLVKPTGTRLPSCSPVSFANRARPAVPSDLLLALDPLLDQIQSLTNLIKRYDRKIARIAETSYPATQHLEQIRGVGPLTALGFVLTIGRSSRMVHSRNAGAYFGLRPRCYQSGESNPQLGISKEGDGFMRRMLVQSAQYILGPFGPDTDLRRWGERLIARGGRGARSRAVVAVARKLAVLLHHLWVTGEVYDPLYNSRIKQRALEPVSA comes from the coding sequence ATGAATAGAGTGATAGGGATTGACCTCGGAGACAAGAAGAGCCATTACTGCGTATTGGGTGAAGGCGGAGTTGTCGTCGAGGAAGGAACTGTTGTTAGTACGCCAGCCGCATTCAACGAGCACTTCGGGGTGCTGACATCATCTCTGATTGCCATGGAAGTGGGAGTTCATTCCCGCTGGGCCAGTCGTGTGTTGCGGGAACTCGGTCACGAGGTAGTCGTGGCAAATCCGGTGCGTCTGAGACTGATCCACAAGAGCAGCAAAAAGAGTGATCGAGTAGATGCGTGCGCTCTGGCGCGTCTGGTGAGGGTCGATCCCGAGTTACTCGGTCCAGTTGAGCATCGCAGCGACGAAGACCAGAGCATGTTGGCGGTTTTGCGGGTACGAGATTTGCTGGTGCGCACGCGGACGAGACTGATTAACTGTGCACGCGGCTTGGTGAAGCCCACCGGAACCAGATTGCCGAGTTGTTCCCCAGTGAGCTTCGCCAATCGTGCAAGGCCGGCGGTACCGTCGGATTTGCTGCTGGCGCTCGATCCGCTTCTTGATCAGATCCAAAGCCTGACGAACTTGATCAAACGCTACGATCGTAAGATTGCCAGAATCGCGGAGACGAGTTATCCGGCAACCCAGCATTTAGAGCAGATTCGAGGCGTGGGGCCGCTGACCGCGCTCGGTTTTGTACTGACCATTGGACGCAGCAGTCGTATGGTTCACAGCCGCAATGCGGGAGCATATTTTGGACTTAGACCTCGGTGCTACCAATCAGGGGAAAGCAATCCGCAATTGGGAATCAGCAAAGAGGGGGATGGATTCATGCGGCGAATGCTGGTGCAGTCCGCACAGTACATCCTGGGTCCGTTCGGTCCGGACACGGATCTGCGGCGATGGGGCGAACGCTTGATCGCTCGAGGCGGCCGGGGAGCAAGAAGTCGTGCGGTTGTGGCCGTTGCCCGCAAACTCGCTGTTCTTCTGCATCACTTGTGGGTCACAGGCGAGGTCTATGATCCGCTGTATAACAGCAGGATCAAGCAACGCGCTCTGGAACCAGTCTCTGCATAA
- a CDS encoding HNH endonuclease, with amino-acid sequence MKYDVKTAGEQLAYFIEDRVLERSSWNRVADSLLCTGRSDELCEFFHELTVANLTCKIVTAGRSLLAESDARPARSTVDFSFEKDFHDYLRDRLHIRSPLSGELKRNAIRAVDSAQHDATAKERNAFKRWAEREHRSCYLCGCALDFTEQDKYKKFSLDHIWPQRYGGDSIEENWLPACGSCNNQKKRDFASWAMPDIQSLLLGFDPSENEYTSVNGGHKFALHHSKAKAIAIRRNISLKQAFMLLGPWEKTPRLVDEYDVGDFFNLAIHRPNLELI; translated from the coding sequence ATGAAATACGACGTTAAGACGGCGGGGGAGCAACTCGCCTACTTCATCGAAGATCGGGTACTTGAGCGGTCCAGTTGGAATAGAGTCGCTGATTCTTTGCTCTGCACTGGTAGGAGCGATGAGTTGTGTGAGTTCTTCCATGAGCTTACCGTGGCGAACCTCACCTGCAAGATCGTGACAGCGGGACGCTCTCTCCTTGCAGAATCAGATGCGCGGCCAGCCCGCTCAACGGTTGACTTTAGCTTTGAAAAGGATTTTCATGACTATCTCCGCGACCGTTTGCACATTCGGTCCCCTCTGAGCGGTGAGCTTAAACGAAATGCGATTCGAGCGGTTGATAGCGCTCAACACGATGCCACGGCTAAAGAACGAAATGCTTTTAAGCGCTGGGCCGAGCGAGAACACCGTTCTTGCTATTTGTGTGGGTGCGCCCTTGATTTCACCGAACAAGACAAATATAAGAAATTTTCGCTGGACCATATCTGGCCTCAACGCTATGGAGGCGACAGTATTGAGGAAAATTGGTTGCCGGCATGCGGGTCTTGTAATAACCAGAAAAAAAGAGATTTCGCCAGTTGGGCGATGCCGGACATTCAATCACTTCTTCTGGGATTTGATCCTAGTGAGAATGAGTACACTTCGGTGAATGGAGGACATAAATTCGCTCTCCATCATTCGAAGGCAAAAGCCATTGCTATCCGGCGCAACATCAGTCTCAAACAAGCCTTTATGCTCCTTGGCCCATGGGAGAAGACGCCACGCCTAGTCGATGAATACGACGTGGGCGACTTCTTTAATCTTGCTATTCATCGACCCAATCTCGAACTGATCTGA
- a CDS encoding GTPase produces the protein MNDRLFVAVIGERNAGKSTTWNTLFGRTVNTGKKPRMLDISSAGAVEIRLISGSNEERDRNLADVLAPRSLEVFVISGSNEEKKRYAQKVLENVECRIVLCSVQYVEEAFERTWDYIFSEGFSIYAQWLNPGHNGRETWDQLGLVDRLLANGAVVSIRDGRKSDAILHSRVEEIRQYVHGWASPRGLIR, from the coding sequence ATGAACGACCGTTTGTTTGTGGCTGTGATTGGAGAGCGAAACGCTGGCAAGTCAACCACCTGGAACACGCTGTTCGGAAGAACGGTGAACACGGGCAAAAAGCCACGCATGCTCGATATTTCTTCCGCTGGAGCCGTGGAAATCCGGCTTATCAGTGGCTCGAATGAGGAGAGAGATCGAAATCTCGCAGATGTCCTCGCACCTCGAAGCCTTGAAGTGTTTGTAATTAGCGGCTCTAACGAGGAGAAGAAGCGCTATGCGCAAAAGGTTTTGGAAAATGTCGAATGTCGGATCGTACTGTGCTCTGTGCAATACGTCGAAGAAGCATTTGAACGAACGTGGGACTATATTTTTTCCGAAGGGTTCTCCATCTATGCGCAGTGGCTCAATCCAGGGCACAACGGCCGTGAGACTTGGGATCAACTTGGCCTAGTAGATCGCCTTCTTGCCAATGGGGCTGTGGTGTCTATTCGCGACGGGCGAAAGAGCGACGCCATACTCCACAGCAGGGTGGAAGAGATTCGTCAATATGTACACGGCTGGGCATCGCCCAGAGGATTGATTCGATAG
- a CDS encoding DEAD/DEAH box helicase, which yields MIEKTIQLFLAAGSTAALAKMLNSELREKGEEMSLHPNRLHSLLSEDPSRGLNERTFDLIEQAADSLSKDPRTKVKALEAATRLRSDALDLLKFGGVNLEEVAGRLAIPQAVLNELLPNAVPVSPPQEETKAVNKPKSPDWSFQDIAVARCLDAIGARPAPRVGLILPTGAGKTRTALRIALFVLKSSPNGGRVLWITHRRNLRAQAHRELQKLLTSPGAQVPDGAVALLAERLDFVMLSEVSSHLEPAATAPALVIIDEAHHAAAASYASVLESEKSFPVLLLTATPNRTDGLPIGIDEIAYTITYRELAERGAILRPKFLDFPVTDFDWSRDAVQDLADYVVERSAQEFTKVLVLAPRVDRVEEFYEALRVRLANESDHPLDLDDLGYIHGARNSLGIDNEDFLARFATKPRAIVISAQLLLEGFDDPSVNTVIITYPTSSVIRLMQAAGRCVRYSPSKTSAYVVQARNDQIAYHFDHRWLYQEIDDFLRPELIDIDYGANRELNAEILAMLTKHNVNSATCQAILNNVHNLRVGDTCRLLLFGLPYYGALENFSKDATWGAFLEEPSNSETFRSIFNTFCSIGADVSDPSDFLLRDGVKHGLVKNLQADSDWMRYVALLTACYLAKREIHGPGFTEGWGRRPLQPHGHTTWLKYITFTYRPTVPPELVDFFADCHNAAQVQAEYVEHRALYRGAVKIPLILGGSEAFLLSEQQFHSLAEFLSQLREEILRVPPADQYAVFAAALVRLTVPTLPNRLLCRVESLLGDASRCFDFKSLLATSIGDVA from the coding sequence TTGATCGAAAAGACGATCCAGCTGTTCCTAGCAGCAGGGAGCACGGCAGCGCTGGCAAAGATGCTAAATTCGGAGCTTCGGGAAAAAGGCGAGGAGATGTCGCTCCATCCCAATAGACTGCACTCGCTGCTGTCTGAAGACCCGAGCCGCGGGCTAAACGAACGCACCTTCGATTTGATCGAACAGGCAGCTGATAGTTTGAGCAAGGATCCTCGGACCAAGGTAAAGGCCTTGGAGGCTGCGACTCGGCTGCGTTCAGACGCACTTGATCTGCTGAAATTCGGGGGGGTGAATTTGGAAGAAGTCGCCGGCAGGTTGGCGATCCCCCAAGCAGTTCTCAACGAGTTGTTACCGAACGCGGTGCCGGTCAGCCCGCCTCAAGAAGAAACCAAGGCTGTCAACAAACCAAAGTCGCCGGACTGGAGCTTTCAGGATATTGCTGTTGCTCGTTGCCTTGATGCCATAGGTGCCAGACCAGCTCCGCGGGTTGGCCTAATTCTGCCAACCGGTGCCGGAAAAACACGTACAGCTCTTCGCATTGCCCTGTTCGTGCTGAAATCTTCGCCCAACGGGGGCCGCGTTCTATGGATCACACACCGACGAAATCTGAGAGCACAGGCTCATCGTGAGTTGCAAAAACTATTGACGTCGCCAGGCGCTCAGGTACCTGACGGAGCCGTCGCCTTGCTTGCAGAACGATTAGACTTCGTCATGCTGTCCGAGGTGAGCAGTCATCTTGAGCCGGCGGCTACCGCGCCAGCATTGGTCATCATTGACGAGGCTCATCACGCGGCGGCGGCGTCATATGCGTCCGTCCTCGAATCCGAAAAATCATTCCCCGTTCTACTTCTGACTGCTACGCCGAACCGCACTGATGGCCTGCCGATTGGGATCGATGAAATTGCATACACGATTACCTATCGCGAGCTTGCTGAACGTGGCGCGATCCTGCGACCAAAATTTCTCGATTTTCCGGTGACCGACTTTGACTGGTCTAGAGATGCGGTTCAGGATTTGGCAGACTACGTTGTTGAGCGAAGCGCGCAAGAATTCACCAAGGTTCTTGTGTTGGCTCCGCGAGTTGACCGGGTCGAGGAATTCTATGAAGCTTTGCGGGTAAGGCTCGCGAATGAATCAGACCACCCGTTGGATCTTGACGACCTGGGCTATATCCATGGTGCTCGAAATTCTCTAGGAATCGACAATGAGGATTTCCTTGCACGATTCGCAACCAAGCCGCGCGCTATTGTCATCTCCGCGCAGCTTCTCCTCGAAGGTTTCGATGATCCCTCGGTAAATACCGTCATCATCACTTATCCAACATCCAGTGTCATTAGGCTAATGCAGGCAGCCGGCCGCTGCGTGCGATATTCACCGTCGAAAACGTCCGCATACGTAGTTCAAGCTCGTAATGATCAGATTGCCTATCATTTCGATCATCGGTGGTTGTATCAGGAGATTGATGATTTTCTCCGACCAGAGCTCATCGACATCGACTATGGGGCGAACCGTGAGTTAAATGCCGAAATTCTGGCCATGCTCACGAAGCACAATGTAAATTCGGCAACTTGCCAAGCGATCCTGAACAACGTTCACAACCTACGCGTTGGGGATACTTGTCGGCTCTTGCTTTTTGGACTCCCTTACTATGGGGCACTGGAAAATTTCTCCAAGGACGCGACCTGGGGAGCATTTTTGGAGGAGCCTTCTAATTCGGAAACGTTCCGATCAATTTTCAATACCTTCTGCTCAATAGGCGCTGATGTCTCAGACCCGTCAGATTTCTTGTTGCGTGACGGTGTAAAGCACGGGCTTGTTAAAAATCTTCAAGCTGACAGTGATTGGATGAGGTATGTCGCACTTCTGACCGCATGTTACCTCGCCAAACGCGAGATCCATGGCCCCGGATTCACCGAAGGATGGGGGCGGCGCCCTCTCCAACCACATGGACATACCACTTGGCTAAAATACATAACTTTCACCTACCGTCCGACTGTACCTCCGGAACTCGTTGATTTTTTTGCGGACTGTCATAACGCAGCCCAAGTTCAGGCAGAGTACGTCGAGCACCGAGCCCTCTACCGCGGTGCAGTAAAAATCCCTCTGATTTTAGGGGGAAGTGAGGCGTTTCTCCTATCCGAGCAGCAATTTCACTCGCTAGCCGAATTCTTGAGCCAGCTTCGGGAAGAGATCCTTCGAGTTCCACCTGCGGATCAATATGCAGTCTTTGCGGCTGCGCTTGTGCGACTAACGGTTCCCACGCTCCCGAATCGCCTTCTTTGCAGAGTGGAGTCTCTACTCGGCGATGCCTCACGCTGCTTTGATTTTAAATCGTTACTCGCAACTTCAATTGGAGACGTCGCATGA
- a CDS encoding ArdC family protein has translation MPYASSSTAATTAPHRKNAALGNQSESRYQQRTTQKDNPTQQLIKQAVDFLLQQLEAGKSETLTAYLTAMARFHSYSFGNILAIARQRPTATRVAGFSTWKELGRFVKKGEKGIQILAPIVGHRRRKNDQQQETDEKPRPVLIGFRAVYVFDVAQTEGADLPEFEHNVTGDVGSHRDGLIAFLEQQNIALEYNENIAPALGVSYGGKIALLPGQSKAEEFVTLVHEVAHELLHKTERRTMTTATVRETEAEAVAFIVGQAIGLEMGRASSDYIQMYAGNAALLAESLEVVQRASAVILGAVHAESSGSQDAASEVQEPIAEVA, from the coding sequence ATGCCTTACGCATCCAGCAGCACAGCCGCAACCACCGCGCCGCACAGGAAAAATGCGGCGCTCGGCAACCAGAGCGAATCGCGCTACCAGCAGCGCACCACACAGAAGGACAACCCCACGCAGCAACTCATCAAGCAGGCCGTGGATTTCTTACTCCAGCAGCTTGAGGCAGGCAAGAGCGAAACACTGACCGCTTACCTCACCGCAATGGCCCGGTTCCATTCCTATTCTTTCGGGAACATTCTCGCCATTGCACGGCAGCGCCCGACGGCGACCCGCGTCGCCGGATTTTCGACGTGGAAGGAGTTGGGCCGGTTCGTCAAGAAGGGCGAGAAAGGTATCCAGATTCTCGCCCCCATTGTCGGCCATCGGCGCAGGAAGAACGACCAGCAGCAGGAGACGGACGAGAAGCCGCGCCCGGTACTGATTGGCTTTCGTGCTGTGTACGTCTTCGATGTGGCACAGACCGAAGGAGCAGACCTGCCCGAGTTCGAGCACAACGTCACCGGCGATGTGGGCAGCCACCGGGATGGACTCATTGCCTTTCTGGAACAGCAGAATATCGCCCTTGAATACAACGAGAACATCGCGCCCGCGCTCGGCGTGAGCTACGGCGGAAAAATCGCCCTGCTACCCGGCCAGTCGAAGGCAGAGGAGTTCGTGACACTGGTTCATGAAGTCGCGCATGAGCTTCTGCATAAGACCGAACGCCGCACGATGACCACCGCCACGGTGCGGGAGACAGAGGCCGAGGCGGTGGCCTTCATCGTAGGACAGGCCATCGGCCTTGAAATGGGCCGTGCGTCGTCCGATTACATCCAGATGTACGCGGGCAATGCGGCACTACTGGCCGAAAGCCTTGAAGTCGTGCAGCGGGCCTCCGCTGTCATTCTCGGAGCCGTTCACGCGGAATCGTCCGGCAGCCAGGACGCGGCTTCCGAGGTGCAGGAACCCATCGCGGAGGTGGCCTGA